One window of Medicago truncatula cultivar Jemalong A17 chromosome 2, MtrunA17r5.0-ANR, whole genome shotgun sequence genomic DNA carries:
- the LOC120578362 gene encoding uncharacterized protein: MEPNDPSSKGMKKKLTVAQSNFINKENVFCSKSSMKQVNKLSREPFRSPLSPLMNDTSVHHSPTQSISPPSIGKSGCSLAKMKRKHAMLQRGSKEKRIDKVM, encoded by the exons ATGGAACCAAATGATCCATCAAGTAAAGGgatgaagaaaaaattaacagTTGCACAAAGCAATTTTATCAACAAAG AGAATGTGTTTTGCAGTAAATCTTCAATGAAACAAGTTAACAAGTTATCCAGGGAGCCTTTTAGAAGTCCTCTTTCTCCATTGATGAATG ATACATCGGTGCATCATTCTCCAACTCAATCAATAAGTCCTCCATCCATTGGTAAATCTGGTTGCTCACTTGCAAAGATGAAGAGAAAACATGCAATGTTGCAAAGAGGgtctaaagaaaaaagaattgatAAAG TCATGTGA